In the Spirochaetota bacterium genome, CCCATAACCGCGGATACCGTGTCGAAATGCGCGCAATGCGGTGCCCCGGCGCAGCGGCTTATATCGGGCGGTACCGGTATCATATTCAAGGGCAGCGGATTTTACGTCAACGATTACAAGAATAAAAAGCCCTCATCCGATGCGAAACCATGTTCGCCCGAAGCGTGCAAGACATGTCCTGCCGCTGCGGAAAAGAAGTAGCGCGGATATGCCCGCGAAACGACCGATACTTTCCGCCACCGAAGACGATATACTCGCGTTCTGCCGCGAACAGAACGCCCCGAAATATCACGCAAAGCAGATACAGGATTGGATATACCGCAAGCATGCGATATCCTTCAGCGAGATGAGCGACATCCCGAAGTCGCTTCGGGGCGCGCTCGAGGAATCGTTCTATCTGAGCCGCATGTCGGTGGTCAAGACGCTCACGAGCCATGACGGGAGCGAGAAATTCCTTTTTGAGCTGACCGACGGTGCCCATATCGAAGCGGTGATACTCCGTTTCGGGACACGTGTTACGTTCTGTCTTTCATCGCAGGTCGGGTGTCCGCTCCACTGCGCGTTCTGCGCTACCGGCGCGGTGTACCGCCGTAATCTCACGGTCGAGGAGATCGTTACGCAGTTCACCGTGCTTCGCGGTCATGCGAAAAAAGTGAACTCGGTCGTTTTTATGGGCATGGGTGAACCGCTCCTCAATATGAAGAACGTCATGCCGGCGATAAAGGAGCTTACGAGCAAAGATGGGTTCAACCTGGGAACGAGACATGTTACGATATCCACCGCGGGGATAATAAAGGGCATTGAACGCCTCGGCGCGCTCGAATCGAACATCCGGCTTGCTGTTTCCCTTAATTCGCTCAGGGACAGCGTGCGCTCGAAGCTCATGCCGATCAACCGCAAATACCCGCTCCCGTTACTGCTTGACACGCTCGAGGCGTATGTAGAGGATGCGAAGCGCATGCTCACGTTCGAGTGGGTGCTCATCAACGGCGTGAACGACAGCG is a window encoding:
- a CDS encoding FmdB family zinc ribbon protein encodes the protein MPTYEYKCTSCGHTFDLFQPITADTVSKCAQCGAPAQRLISGGTGIIFKGSGFYVNDYKNKKPSSDAKPCSPEACKTCPAAAEKK
- the rlmN gene encoding 23S rRNA (adenine(2503)-C(2))-methyltransferase RlmN, which translates into the protein MPAKRPILSATEDDILAFCREQNAPKYHAKQIQDWIYRKHAISFSEMSDIPKSLRGALEESFYLSRMSVVKTLTSHDGSEKFLFELTDGAHIEAVILRFGTRVTFCLSSQVGCPLHCAFCATGAVYRRNLTVEEIVTQFTVLRGHAKKVNSVVFMGMGEPLLNMKNVMPAIKELTSKDGFNLGTRHVTISTAGIIKGIERLGALESNIRLAVSLNSLRDSVRSKLMPINRKYPLPLLLDTLEAYVEDAKRMLTFEWVLINGVNDSVNEAYRLMRLRRRFAFKVNLIPYNPILTVRHFKTPTPESIERFRSILEGGGIDVMERFRHGQDIGAGCGQLAGSVH